One Antiquaquibacter oligotrophicus genomic region harbors:
- a CDS encoding CPBP family intramembrane glutamic endopeptidase, with product MGTERSRAESRWPRRDLPAALVALGAAAVLAFAVRGVALQTNDSGSLIFITAGYLAFWVPLIAAAIVVRNRKWDGRGRVRWTLKPIDLLWGFGAGLVLRVVASGIEMLMRGSATLPIMSVPIGVSDSQRILFAISLLVVPVLVAPVIEELFFRGTLLSSLLRTGASTVMRVMAVAVTTVLFAIPHALQASVVLDAGVNFVTTLVFGAGAGVLAVTTKRLGAPLLAHIAFNGALALTVLV from the coding sequence ATGGGGACCGAACGATCGCGCGCGGAATCGCGTTGGCCCCGCCGCGATCTGCCCGCCGCCCTAGTCGCCCTCGGCGCTGCCGCCGTGCTCGCCTTTGCCGTGCGGGGCGTCGCACTTCAGACGAATGACAGCGGCTCCCTCATCTTCATTACGGCTGGCTACCTCGCCTTCTGGGTTCCCCTCATCGCCGCGGCGATCGTCGTGCGGAACCGCAAATGGGATGGCCGAGGCCGGGTGCGCTGGACCCTCAAGCCCATTGATCTTCTCTGGGGTTTCGGTGCGGGCCTGGTACTCCGCGTCGTTGCCAGCGGAATCGAAATGCTCATGCGTGGCTCGGCGACGCTCCCGATTATGTCGGTGCCGATCGGGGTGTCCGACTCGCAGCGGATTCTCTTCGCGATCTCCCTCCTCGTTGTGCCCGTGCTGGTAGCCCCCGTGATCGAGGAGCTGTTCTTTCGTGGCACACTCCTGAGTTCGTTGCTCCGCACCGGCGCCTCGACTGTCATGCGGGTGATGGCGGTGGCCGTCACGACTGTACTTTTCGCGATTCCCCATGCACTGCAGGCGTCAGTCGTGCTCGACGCCGGCGTCAACTTCGTCACGACCCTGGTCTTCGGTGCCGGGGCGGGCGTGCTTGCGGTCACAACAAAGCGGCTCGGGGCGCCGCTCCTCGCGCACATCGCGTTCAACGGGGCGCTCGCCCTCACGGTGCTCGTGTGA
- a CDS encoding DUF4012 domain-containing protein, which translates to MSDETTNEPEALETRASRRTRERPKRRLVWPWVLAGIAVLVLAAVAWVGVRGWLARGELEAAVPLASRIQQQVVKGEADAAAQSLAQLQRHAASARSLTGDPVWRTVEIVPFAGANLRLVRELTESVDELAREGIAPLTQLAGTVDPASLRPVDGVIDVQPLVDAAPRVAEAAEAITAVQARVHSIRRDDTIPLLRDAADELQTSLDEVALAMQSLDGALTLLPTMLGADGPRNYLVLFQNPAELRSGGGIPGAMALIATDGGRMDLVQQATTHDFQTFPSPVLELPVATRSLYGDITGEYILDVTLAPQFEISGALAREMWKQQFGVEVDGVVAVDPIALSYLLEATGPITLSTGDELSADNAVDLLLSEVYWRYPSPVEQDVFFASAAVAVFDALKSGSVNPSRMIDAFAAAGADRRVLMWFPDDAMQQVIAGTTLAGELPPSDAETTRFGMYFNDATGSKMDYYLDREITIASAQCRGDGRRTVDVDVTLTNTAENDQLPTHVTGGGSFGVKPGDVHTMVALYAPPGSINQGVSSVDSAGATESIGALQTLDEDYVVSQVTVELAPQESKTVRFRMLLEPGMSANLDILATPGIYQPETYESSLLC; encoded by the coding sequence GTGAGCGACGAGACCACGAACGAGCCCGAGGCCCTCGAGACTCGAGCATCGCGACGCACGCGCGAGCGCCCCAAGCGCAGGCTCGTGTGGCCCTGGGTTCTTGCGGGCATCGCTGTGCTCGTGCTGGCAGCAGTCGCGTGGGTGGGAGTGCGGGGCTGGTTGGCGAGGGGCGAGCTCGAAGCAGCGGTGCCGCTGGCCAGTCGCATCCAGCAGCAGGTGGTGAAGGGTGAAGCGGATGCCGCAGCCCAGTCCCTCGCGCAGTTGCAGCGCCACGCCGCATCCGCCCGTTCGCTCACGGGCGACCCCGTCTGGCGCACGGTCGAGATCGTGCCGTTTGCGGGCGCCAATCTGCGCCTCGTGCGAGAGCTGACCGAGTCGGTCGACGAACTCGCGCGGGAAGGAATCGCGCCGCTGACGCAGCTCGCGGGCACCGTGGACCCCGCATCGCTCCGCCCCGTGGATGGAGTCATCGACGTGCAGCCCCTCGTCGACGCAGCGCCTCGCGTTGCGGAGGCCGCCGAAGCGATAACCGCTGTGCAGGCGCGCGTGCACAGCATCCGCCGCGACGACACGATCCCGCTTCTGCGTGACGCCGCCGACGAACTGCAGACGTCACTCGACGAGGTCGCCTTGGCGATGCAGTCGCTCGACGGTGCGCTCACCCTGCTGCCGACCATGCTGGGCGCCGACGGGCCACGCAACTACCTCGTGCTGTTCCAGAATCCGGCCGAGTTGCGCTCGGGTGGGGGCATCCCCGGCGCCATGGCGCTCATAGCCACCGATGGCGGGCGGATGGATCTCGTGCAGCAGGCCACGACGCACGACTTTCAGACCTTCCCCTCCCCCGTGCTCGAGCTTCCCGTCGCCACGCGCAGTCTTTACGGTGACATCACCGGCGAGTACATCCTCGACGTCACCCTCGCCCCGCAGTTTGAGATCTCCGGCGCCCTCGCGCGAGAAATGTGGAAGCAGCAATTCGGCGTGGAGGTCGACGGCGTTGTCGCCGTGGACCCCATCGCGCTGTCCTATCTGCTCGAAGCGACCGGTCCCATCACGTTGTCGACCGGAGATGAGCTCTCGGCCGACAACGCCGTCGACCTTCTGCTCAGCGAGGTGTACTGGCGTTACCCCTCGCCTGTCGAGCAGGATGTGTTCTTCGCCTCAGCCGCGGTAGCGGTCTTTGACGCGCTCAAGAGCGGCAGCGTCAATCCGTCACGGATGATCGACGCATTCGCCGCTGCGGGCGCCGACCGTCGCGTGCTCATGTGGTTCCCGGATGACGCGATGCAGCAGGTGATCGCGGGCACCACCCTCGCCGGCGAGCTACCCCCCAGTGACGCCGAGACTACGCGTTTCGGGATGTACTTCAACGATGCGACCGGCTCGAAGATGGACTACTACCTGGACCGCGAGATCACGATAGCCAGCGCACAATGTCGCGGTGATGGCAGGCGCACCGTCGACGTCGATGTGACCCTCACCAACACAGCGGAGAATGATCAGCTCCCCACGCACGTGACGGGCGGCGGCTCCTTCGGAGTGAAACCTGGAGACGTGCACACGATGGTCGCCCTATACGCGCCACCGGGCTCCATCAACCAGGGTGTCTCCTCGGTCGACTCCGCTGGGGCAACGGAGAGCATCGGCGCGCTCCAGACTCTCGACGAGGACTACGTCGTGAGCCAGGTCACGGTCGAACTCGCGCCGCAAGAATCGAAGACCGTGCGCTTCAGAATGCTGCTCGAGCCGGGGATGAGCGCCAACCTCGACATTCTTGCTACACCAGGTATTTACCAACCCGAAACATACGAAAGCTCGCTTCTCTGCTAA
- a CDS encoding acyltransferase family protein, with translation MNIMRFGAALLVVAGHFRVFFFEDYSEAPQTVGHAILYSFTSVGAEAVVVFFVLSGFWVGGSAWTRVRGGGFAWKSYAIARVTRLWIVLLPALALTVILDALGKHLFASADAYSASATYAALDANPDHSLLTLVGNVFFLQDIWVQPYGTNNPLWSLSYEFWYYLLFPVFALAVVSRLHWALRLLYGILAVAIVIFVGPEVLLLMPAWILGAIVGANRGTIAAFLRRSPRPAVRVAQVVLAVGVLAAMVAHHQIPAPLRLDSLALGAITALLVASLVVDIRLPGKADLVLSGSSNAAHWSYSLYAVHMPIVVFLAAMLVPAKAERWTIDPPHVLLGLALISGICAFAWGFGRLTEHNTDRVRRTVSSWFQRRSGRSANNRGAMTAGNHPGHPSAESPAQGDAQ, from the coding sequence TTGAACATCATGCGTTTTGGCGCAGCCTTATTAGTGGTGGCGGGTCACTTTCGTGTGTTCTTCTTCGAGGACTACAGCGAAGCTCCTCAAACGGTGGGGCACGCAATTCTCTACTCGTTTACCAGCGTCGGCGCTGAAGCAGTCGTGGTTTTTTTCGTGCTCAGCGGTTTCTGGGTAGGCGGCAGCGCATGGACGCGCGTGCGGGGCGGCGGATTCGCGTGGAAGAGCTATGCAATCGCGCGAGTAACGAGACTTTGGATCGTCTTGCTCCCGGCATTGGCATTGACGGTGATTCTTGACGCGCTCGGAAAGCATCTGTTCGCTTCCGCTGACGCATACTCAGCATCCGCAACGTACGCGGCCCTCGACGCCAATCCCGACCATTCGCTATTGACCTTGGTCGGAAACGTCTTCTTCCTGCAGGACATCTGGGTTCAGCCCTACGGCACGAACAACCCCCTGTGGTCCCTCTCCTACGAGTTCTGGTACTACCTACTCTTCCCCGTATTCGCGCTGGCAGTCGTTTCACGCCTGCACTGGGCGCTGCGACTCCTGTATGGAATCCTTGCGGTTGCAATCGTGATCTTCGTCGGCCCTGAGGTGCTTCTTCTGATGCCGGCGTGGATCCTTGGGGCGATTGTGGGCGCGAACCGGGGCACCATCGCTGCGTTTCTGCGGCGCTCGCCGAGACCCGCCGTTCGAGTTGCTCAAGTTGTTTTGGCTGTTGGCGTGCTGGCGGCGATGGTGGCTCACCATCAGATTCCGGCACCTCTGCGTCTCGATTCATTAGCTCTGGGAGCGATCACTGCGCTGCTCGTCGCATCGCTTGTGGTCGACATTCGGCTTCCCGGAAAGGCCGATCTGGTTCTAAGTGGTAGCTCAAATGCGGCACATTGGTCCTACTCGCTTTATGCAGTGCACATGCCGATCGTCGTATTCCTCGCTGCCATGCTGGTTCCTGCAAAAGCAGAGCGGTGGACGATAGATCCGCCACATGTTCTCTTAGGTCTGGCTCTGATCAGCGGAATATGCGCGTTCGCTTGGGGCTTCGGGCGATTGACAGAGCACAATACAGATCGGGTCAGGCGTACGGTGTCTTCTTGGTTTCAACGTCGATCGGGACGTTCTGCCAATAACCGCGGAGCGATGACAGCGGGAAACCATCCGGGACATCCGTCGGCGGAATCGCCCGCACAGGGCGATGCTCAGTAG
- a CDS encoding aspartate kinase yields the protein MSLIVQKYGGSSVADAESIKRVAKRIVETRKAGHDVVVAVSAMGDTTDELIDLANEVTPMPDPREMDMLLTTGERISMALLAMAIKSLGMDARSYTGSQAGMITDARHGAARIVDVTPVRLREALDEGAIVIVAGFQGFNRDTKDITTLGRGGSDTTAVALAAALGADVCEIYTDVDGIFTADPRVVPKAHKIDVVTSEEMLELAAAGAKVLYIRAVEYARRHGVTLHVRSSFNNNEGTWVVASYDDVNDGENKGVTVEEPIITGVAGDLSEAKITVVGVPDVPGKAAEIFTVVASAGANIDMIVQNVSLAATGRTDISFTLPKSDGEKALTALRSSQPDIGFESLQYDDQIGKLALVGAGMRTSAGVSALLFRSLSDAGINIEMISTSEIRISVVTRADTLQEAMRVVHTAFGLDGEAEAIVYAGTGR from the coding sequence ATGAGCTTGATCGTCCAGAAGTACGGTGGCTCGTCGGTCGCCGACGCGGAGAGCATCAAGCGAGTCGCGAAGCGCATCGTCGAGACGCGCAAGGCCGGCCACGATGTCGTGGTTGCGGTGAGCGCGATGGGCGACACCACCGACGAGCTCATCGACCTCGCCAACGAGGTCACCCCCATGCCCGACCCGCGCGAGATGGACATGCTCCTCACCACGGGCGAGCGCATTTCGATGGCGCTTCTGGCGATGGCGATCAAGAGCCTCGGCATGGACGCCCGCAGCTACACGGGTAGCCAGGCTGGGATGATCACGGATGCCCGCCACGGCGCAGCTCGTATCGTCGATGTCACCCCGGTGCGCTTGCGGGAGGCGCTGGATGAGGGCGCGATCGTCATCGTGGCAGGATTCCAGGGCTTCAACCGCGACACGAAGGACATCACGACGCTCGGCCGTGGTGGTTCCGACACGACCGCGGTGGCGCTCGCCGCGGCGCTCGGTGCTGACGTGTGCGAGATTTACACCGATGTCGACGGTATTTTTACCGCCGACCCGCGGGTGGTTCCGAAGGCGCACAAGATCGATGTGGTCACGAGCGAGGAGATGCTCGAGCTGGCGGCTGCGGGGGCAAAGGTGCTCTACATCCGTGCGGTCGAGTATGCGCGCAGGCATGGGGTGACGCTGCATGTGCGGTCATCCTTCAACAACAACGAGGGCACGTGGGTCGTCGCGTCGTACGACGACGTCAACGACGGCGAGAACAAGGGAGTCACGGTGGAAGAACCGATCATCACGGGTGTTGCCGGCGATCTGAGCGAGGCGAAGATCACGGTGGTGGGTGTGCCGGATGTTCCGGGCAAGGCCGCGGAAATTTTCACGGTTGTGGCATCCGCTGGCGCCAACATCGACATGATCGTGCAGAACGTGTCGCTCGCGGCGACCGGTCGCACCGACATTTCGTTCACGCTGCCGAAGTCGGACGGCGAGAAGGCTCTCACGGCGCTGCGTTCGAGCCAGCCGGACATCGGTTTCGAGTCGCTGCAGTATGACGACCAGATCGGCAAGCTCGCACTCGTCGGCGCGGGTATGCGCACGAGCGCTGGTGTGTCGGCTCTGCTGTTCCGTTCGCTGTCGGATGCCGGTATCAACATCGAGATGATTTCCACGAGTGAGATCCGTATCTCGGTGGTGACGCGTGCCGACACCCTCCAGGAGGCGATGCGTGTGGTGCACACCGCGTTCGGCTTGGACGGCGAGGCCGAGGCCATCGTCTACGCGGGCACCGGCCGCTAG
- a CDS encoding DNA polymerase III subunit gamma and tau has translation MPGDTVTGGDYSGYVVAALYRRYRPETFAELIGQSQVTDPLRTALRTDRVNHAYLFSGPRGCGKTTSARILARCLNCAEGPTDTPCGVCPSCIELSRDGAGSLDVVEIDAASHNGVDDARDLRERAVFAPARDRFKIFILDEAHMVTPQGFNALLKIVEEPPEHVKFIFATTEPEKVIGTIRSRTHHYPFRLVPPAQLLDYVQELCDSEGVSVDAGVLPLVVRAGGGSVRDTLSLLDQLIAGSEGDTIEYERAVALLGYTHGELLDEVVDAIGARDAASVFASLDRVIQTGQDPRRFVEDLLERLRDLIIVAATRGNAQAVLRGIPQDQLDRMSAQAQAFGSAELSRAADVVNAALTEMTGATSPRLHLELMAARILVPSSDDTERGALARVERLERRIGVDGGAAQAPAAAAAQPSAAAAVPHRGDSPATPSADEQQAAPAENLRDAAPDSATPAGTAPAETAGASEPAPDTAGRGAAQQRLESEPPSEPDGGSVGAGVAESLRDSPSSSVPVSIQQVKDAWPEILDVIERAKRTAWMVVATAKPLELRDGNVLVLSFPSQNDVAALKQQSAPGEGVGDHLKKAMVQVLGIEPLLIARVSESARPDAQADPPQSAPAPAAPAQGSTGWAVAQIPTSSAPTSLPEHTRTAAAPDTSAPATPTPATSAPAGTAKQAAPAGTAKQAAPAAPGQAPAAPAQQSTPPSDPGAPAQPEPPAEPEPPAAPEPPAAPAAPASASAKPKPTKYGEAVVRDLLGATFIEEQTITPRVAPRPEP, from the coding sequence ATGCCCGGCGATACCGTCACCGGCGGCGACTACTCTGGGTACGTGGTTGCCGCCCTGTACCGCCGTTACCGGCCAGAGACGTTCGCCGAGCTCATCGGCCAGTCGCAGGTGACCGATCCGCTCCGCACGGCGCTGCGAACCGATCGCGTCAACCACGCGTACCTCTTCTCCGGCCCCCGTGGTTGCGGTAAGACGACGAGCGCCCGTATTCTCGCGCGCTGCCTCAACTGCGCCGAGGGCCCCACCGACACCCCGTGCGGCGTGTGCCCGAGCTGCATCGAGCTGAGCCGCGACGGCGCAGGCAGCCTCGACGTGGTGGAGATCGACGCGGCATCCCACAACGGTGTCGACGACGCCCGCGACCTGCGAGAGCGCGCCGTTTTCGCTCCCGCCCGCGACCGCTTCAAGATCTTCATCCTCGATGAGGCCCACATGGTCACACCGCAGGGCTTCAACGCGCTGCTGAAAATCGTCGAGGAGCCGCCGGAGCACGTCAAGTTCATCTTCGCGACCACCGAGCCCGAGAAGGTCATCGGCACGATCCGCAGTCGCACCCACCACTACCCGTTCCGCTTGGTGCCGCCGGCGCAGCTGCTCGATTATGTGCAGGAGCTGTGCGACAGCGAGGGTGTGTCCGTGGATGCCGGGGTGCTGCCCCTGGTGGTGCGCGCTGGTGGTGGCTCCGTGCGTGACACCCTCTCGCTGCTGGACCAGCTCATCGCAGGCAGCGAGGGCGACACCATCGAGTACGAGCGTGCGGTGGCGCTGCTCGGGTACACCCACGGCGAGCTGCTGGACGAGGTGGTCGATGCGATCGGCGCCCGGGACGCGGCATCCGTGTTCGCGTCGCTGGATCGCGTGATCCAGACCGGCCAGGACCCGCGACGTTTCGTCGAGGACCTTCTCGAGCGGCTGCGCGACCTCATCATCGTGGCGGCGACGCGCGGTAATGCGCAGGCGGTGCTGCGCGGCATCCCGCAGGACCAGCTCGACCGCATGTCCGCCCAGGCGCAGGCGTTCGGCTCGGCGGAGCTGTCGCGGGCGGCGGATGTTGTCAACGCTGCCCTCACGGAGATGACGGGTGCCACGAGCCCCCGCCTCCACCTCGAACTGATGGCCGCGCGCATCCTCGTGCCCTCGAGCGACGACACCGAGCGGGGTGCCCTCGCCCGTGTGGAGCGTCTCGAGCGCCGCATCGGCGTGGATGGGGGAGCGGCGCAGGCCCCGGCCGCTGCCGCCGCGCAGCCGTCGGCCGCTGCCGCCGTGCCGCATCGCGGAGATTCTCCCGCCACGCCGTCCGCAGACGAGCAACAGGCCGCACCCGCCGAGAACCTCCGCGACGCGGCCCCCGACAGCGCCACCCCCGCGGGTACCGCCCCCGCGGAAACCGCCGGAGCCTCGGAGCCTGCCCCTGATACCGCTGGTCGAGGAGCTGCGCAGCAGCGTCTCGAGAGCGAGCCCCCGAGCGAGCCCGACGGGGGCTCCGTCGGCGCTGGCGTCGCGGAATCGCTGCGCGATTCTCCAAGCTCCAGCGTCCCCGTCTCCATCCAGCAGGTGAAGGACGCGTGGCCCGAGATTCTCGACGTCATCGAGCGCGCCAAACGCACCGCGTGGATGGTGGTCGCCACCGCGAAGCCCCTCGAGCTGCGGGACGGCAACGTGCTCGTGCTGTCGTTCCCCAGCCAAAACGATGTGGCTGCCCTCAAGCAGCAGTCCGCCCCCGGCGAGGGTGTCGGCGATCACCTCAAGAAGGCGATGGTGCAGGTGCTCGGCATCGAGCCGCTGCTCATTGCCCGCGTGTCCGAGTCGGCGCGCCCGGATGCCCAAGCCGACCCCCCGCAGAGCGCCCCTGCACCGGCGGCTCCAGCCCAGGGCTCCACTGGCTGGGCGGTCGCGCAGATCCCCACATCGTCTGCCCCCACGTCGCTCCCCGAGCACACTCGCACCGCGGCAGCACCCGACACTTCAGCTCCGGCGACCCCCACCCCCGCGACCTCCGCGCCCGCTGGCACCGCGAAGCAGGCTGCGCCCGCTGGCACCGCGAAGCAGGCTGCGCCCGCCGCCCCCGGGCAGGCGCCCGCTGCCCCCGCGCAGCAGTCCACGCCCCCGAGTGACCCCGGCGCCCCCGCGCAGCCGGAGCCCCCCGCAGAACCGGAGCCCCCTGCAGCGCCCGAGCCGCCGGCGGCTCCCGCGGCGCCGGCGTCGGCATCCGCCAAACCGAAGCCGACCAAGTATGGCGAGGCGGTGGTGCGCGACCTGCTCGGCGCGACCTTCATCGAGGAGCAGACGATCACCCCGCGCGTGGCGCCGAGGCCCGAGCCGTGA
- a CDS encoding sugar transferase, which yields MSTVETASATALTWPREYARLIAVTDLLVVITVVLGTQFVWFGFGHPRAAWMVESWIISGLVVLGWVATLAMYGSRDSRVIGSGTTEYKRIVDATLLLLATVAVVVFFAQLELSRGYFIVALPIGLLALLLSRWAWRKWLAWQRKRGHYISRVLLVGSRASVEAIAADLRRQPQAGYLVVGACTPGSEVAGYLPDSEIPVSTNLDQLHRAIDATGADTVVVTSSDELPPQRIRELSWTLEPGRQHLVVAPSLTDIGGPRIHMRPVAGLPLIHVETPRYEGFTRFAKRAFDVVSSAGLILVLSPVLLGIALIVRLSTPGPLLFRQERVGLHGKHFEMLKFRSMVVDAEAKLAELQAKERAEGNAVLFKMKDDPRVTPIGKVLRRYSLDELPQLFNVFGGSMSLVGPRPPLEREVAQYEHHVHRRFLVKPGITGLWQVSGRSNLSWEDTVRLDLYYVENWSITGDLVILWRTAKAVVARDGAY from the coding sequence GTGAGCACCGTGGAGACTGCGAGCGCGACAGCGCTCACGTGGCCTCGCGAGTATGCGCGCCTCATCGCGGTGACCGATCTTCTCGTGGTGATCACCGTGGTACTCGGCACCCAGTTTGTGTGGTTCGGTTTCGGGCACCCCCGCGCCGCTTGGATGGTGGAGTCCTGGATCATTTCCGGCCTAGTGGTGCTCGGCTGGGTGGCGACGTTGGCCATGTACGGGTCGCGGGACAGTCGGGTAATCGGCTCGGGTACCACCGAATACAAGCGCATCGTGGATGCGACGCTCCTCCTGCTCGCGACCGTTGCCGTCGTGGTTTTCTTCGCCCAGTTGGAGCTCTCGCGCGGGTACTTCATCGTCGCGCTCCCCATCGGACTCCTTGCTCTGCTCCTCTCGAGGTGGGCATGGCGCAAATGGTTGGCGTGGCAGCGTAAGCGCGGACACTACATTTCCCGGGTGCTGCTCGTGGGTTCACGCGCAAGCGTGGAGGCGATCGCGGCCGACCTGCGCCGCCAGCCTCAGGCCGGTTACCTCGTCGTCGGGGCTTGCACTCCGGGGTCGGAGGTTGCGGGCTACCTTCCTGACTCGGAGATCCCGGTCTCAACGAACCTCGATCAACTGCACCGGGCGATCGATGCCACGGGAGCGGACACAGTGGTGGTGACCAGCAGCGACGAGTTGCCCCCGCAACGCATCCGCGAGCTCAGCTGGACGTTGGAGCCCGGGCGCCAGCACCTCGTGGTGGCGCCAAGCCTGACCGATATCGGTGGCCCGCGTATTCACATGCGACCGGTGGCCGGCCTTCCGCTCATCCACGTGGAGACGCCGAGGTATGAGGGCTTCACTCGCTTCGCGAAGCGCGCTTTCGACGTGGTCTCGTCGGCGGGGCTCATCCTCGTGCTGTCGCCCGTGCTTTTGGGCATCGCCCTCATCGTGCGCCTGAGCACACCGGGCCCTCTCCTCTTCCGTCAGGAGCGCGTGGGTTTACACGGCAAGCATTTCGAGATGCTCAAGTTCCGCTCGATGGTGGTCGACGCCGAGGCGAAGCTCGCTGAGTTGCAAGCGAAGGAGCGCGCCGAGGGCAATGCAGTCTTGTTCAAGATGAAGGATGACCCCCGGGTCACCCCCATCGGCAAGGTGCTGCGCCGCTACAGCCTTGACGAGCTTCCGCAGCTCTTCAACGTCTTCGGCGGGAGCATGTCATTGGTCGGACCACGCCCTCCGCTTGAGCGCGAGGTAGCACAGTACGAGCACCATGTGCACCGCCGCTTCCTAGTGAAGCCTGGCATCACGGGGCTCTGGCAAGTGAGTGGCCGTTCGAACCTCTCGTGGGAAGACACCGTGCGTTTGGATCTGTACTACGTGGAGAACTGGTCGATCACGGGAGATCTTGTAATCCTGTGGCGTACGGCAAAGGCTGTGGTCGCGCGCGACGGGGCCTACTGA
- a CDS encoding aspartate-semialdehyde dehydrogenase has product MTSQQGIRIGVVGATGQVGAVVRRLLEERDFPVAEIRFFASARSAGTTLPFKGEEIVVEDAATADPSGLDVAIFSAGATTSKAQAPRFAEAGVLVIDNSSGWRMDPEVPLVVSEVNPHAIKEAKKGIIANPNCTTMAAMPILKVLDGEAGLQRLIVNTYQAVSGAGLKGGEELLAQVQAAVAQDAIELVHDGASVDFPAPSAFPKTIAFDVIPQAGNFVDDGLFETDEEKKLRNESRKILELPELLVSGLCVRVPVFTGHSLAINAEFANPLTVERAKELLKDAPGVVLTDVPTPLEAAGQDPSYVGRLRQDEGVPNNRGLAMFISNDNLRKGAALNAVQIAELVAAELVAAE; this is encoded by the coding sequence ATGACTTCACAGCAGGGCATCCGTATCGGCGTTGTTGGCGCTACCGGGCAGGTGGGCGCTGTCGTCCGCCGTCTTCTCGAGGAGCGCGACTTCCCGGTCGCCGAGATCCGTTTCTTCGCGTCGGCGCGTAGCGCGGGAACAACTCTCCCGTTCAAGGGCGAGGAGATCGTTGTAGAGGACGCCGCGACCGCTGACCCGTCGGGGCTCGATGTCGCGATCTTCTCCGCCGGCGCGACCACGAGTAAGGCGCAGGCGCCGCGTTTCGCGGAGGCTGGCGTGCTGGTGATCGACAACTCGTCGGGCTGGCGTATGGACCCCGAGGTTCCTCTGGTGGTGAGCGAGGTGAACCCGCACGCCATCAAGGAGGCGAAGAAGGGCATCATCGCGAACCCGAACTGCACCACGATGGCGGCGATGCCGATCCTGAAGGTGCTCGATGGTGAGGCCGGTCTTCAGCGTCTCATCGTGAACACGTACCAGGCTGTGTCGGGTGCTGGCCTCAAGGGTGGCGAGGAGCTTCTCGCCCAGGTGCAGGCGGCCGTGGCGCAGGATGCTATCGAGCTGGTTCACGATGGTGCATCCGTCGACTTCCCGGCGCCGTCGGCGTTCCCGAAGACGATCGCGTTCGATGTGATCCCGCAGGCGGGCAACTTCGTCGACGATGGGCTGTTCGAGACGGACGAGGAGAAGAAGCTCCGCAACGAGTCCCGCAAGATTCTGGAGCTGCCGGAGCTGCTCGTGAGCGGCCTGTGCGTGCGCGTGCCGGTCTTCACCGGTCACTCGTTGGCGATCAACGCCGAGTTCGCGAACCCGCTCACGGTGGAGCGTGCGAAGGAGCTCCTGAAGGATGCCCCGGGTGTTGTGCTCACGGACGTTCCGACCCCCCTGGAGGCCGCCGGCCAGGACCCGAGCTACGTGGGTCGTCTCCGCCAGGATGAGGGTGTGCCGAACAACCGCGGTCTCGCGATGTTCATCAGCAACGACAACCTCCGCAAGGGCGCTGCCCTCAACGCCGTACAGATCGCGGAGCTGGTGGCGGCGGAGCTCGTAGCCGCGGAGTAA
- the recR gene encoding recombination mediator RecR has translation MYDGIVQELIDELGRLPGIGPKSAQRIAFHILQTESFDVTRLSEILREVRDKVRFCEICGNVTEESTCAICRDPRRSGATICVVEEAKDVVAIERTREFKGLYHVLGGAISPIDGIGPDDLRIRQLLTRLADGTVTEVIIATDPNLEGEATATYLTRLLVQPGLRVTRLASGLPVGGDLEYADEVTLGRAFEGRRLVQ, from the coding sequence ATGTACGACGGCATCGTTCAGGAACTCATCGACGAGCTCGGCCGCCTTCCGGGTATCGGCCCGAAGTCGGCGCAGCGTATCGCGTTCCACATCCTGCAGACGGAAAGCTTCGACGTGACCCGCCTGAGTGAGATCCTTCGCGAGGTGCGCGACAAGGTGCGGTTCTGCGAGATCTGCGGCAACGTCACCGAGGAGTCGACGTGCGCGATCTGCCGTGACCCGCGGCGCTCCGGTGCCACGATCTGTGTGGTCGAGGAGGCGAAGGATGTTGTCGCCATCGAGCGAACCCGTGAGTTCAAGGGTCTCTACCACGTGCTCGGCGGGGCGATCAGCCCGATCGACGGCATCGGACCGGACGACCTCCGCATCCGCCAGCTCCTCACGCGCCTGGCCGATGGCACGGTCACCGAGGTGATCATCGCGACCGACCCGAACCTGGAGGGGGAGGCGACGGCCACCTACCTCACGCGCCTGCTGGTGCAGCCGGGGCTGCGGGTGACACGCCTGGCATCCGGTCTCCCGGTGGGCGGCGACCTCGAGTACGCCGACGAGGTGACCCTGGGCCGCGCCTTCGAGGGCCGCCGCCTGGTGCAGTAA